TTAGGCAAAGTACGCAAGAGATTCTGGTTCATGTTTTGAAGAACTTCATCAATAGATCCCATGGGTGCATTATCTGAACTGATCTCATTAGCTTGCTTGTAGCTTTCCGGGGCTACATGCTTAAGCAAGGAGGTGTAGTAATGCTGATACTGCACAAGGTGAATGACATTCAACATTCCCCATACAGTATGCGTCTTTCCTGTTCCTGGAGGTCCCTGAACAAGGGTAAAGGGCCACGGTTCTTGCCTTTTTGTTGTTCCACTACTTGTACCAGCAGCTGTATGCGTGGCAGCCCATTGTATTGCTGCCAACTGGGGTTCATTAAAGGTCCTACGAAGATGATCAACAAAGTTTGGTGTAAAGCATTCAGGCATGGCAGGGGTCTGCTGCTCATATTTAGGGAAGTGTTCAGGACTAGGCTGAAGGATAGCAGTTTGCATCTGCATAGTGAGAGGGAGAAATCATCAGTTACAACTGTAGAACCACAACACAATTAGAAATTGTGTGTTTCATCATATACCTGTGAATTTAAGCGACGAAATGCATGTAGAGCAACATACTCCCTCTGTGTGGTAGCAAGAGATCCAAGTATTGTGAGGTACCAAATGCTTCCAATTTGAAGTTTTCTTATGATATGATCATCATCAACCCTACAAGAATGAACCATCTTTTATAAGTAATATTATGGAAATATTGaagtacataaataaaataaaataaatgaaaactcAATATTAGAATCTTTAATGGCAAGTTTAGAGTAATCAATTGCCTGATAGGATCATAAGAGTCCCCAacataataatggagaattGCACAAGTTGGATCACGGGTATCAATAGGTTTCTGTCGCCTAACTGTTCCAACCACTCGTCCAGTGATTTCCGCTTCCCCATCATCCTGAGCTAAAGATGCACTGCTCTGCTTGGACCTGACTGCTTGACATAATGAAACTGTCAATTGAAGAACATTAAAGAATTATCAGAACAAAACAATCTTATATTAGATATTCCACAACAAACCTGATCCAGGCCTAGGAGATGATAGGACTGCAACATCTCCCTCCTTAAATGGCCATTTGAAGTCATGTAATGGAGGAAGTAGTTTCACATCATACCATCctaaataaaagacaaaaaataacaaaagcgAAGTTAAGTAGTTAACCAATAGAGAACCAAACTATAGGATTCAATGCTTTAAGTTTCAGCAACAAAGCAACAATCACACTCATTATAAggctaaatataaaaaattacaagcAATCAAGCACAAGAGgatattaaatttattgaaCATAAGACCATAGTCACACAGAACGCAACATGTTCCAGTCTAGGAACATGTATAAGGTCCGCCACATATAAAAATCGTTATGCGGGAAGTATACCATGACGTTTTGGTACGGAGATGAATTGGGAATTAGCATGGGCAAACTGGTATGCGGTATGTCACCTAATTGGTGAATTCATTTAACTACGGCTGAGACAACGAAACTCTCAGCACACAGTAGGAAAATTTAAGTTTATATAAAGAAAGAGCTGTCTATACAGCATAACCAAAATGTTCACTAGAAGAAATAAAACATCAACATGAAACAAAACAAGCAAAGAATGGTATGAGTACCTCTTTCTCTTGATTCATTTGCTTTTACTCTCACCATAATATGAGTATCTCTTGATACTGTCTCCATTGATTCCTCCCATGTACTGTATAATTGAGCCCGACATTCCTCAAAGAGTAAAGGTTCAAATACTCTGACATACTCTTCAACCGACTCAAACCGTCCCGGAACACATTGTAGCTCAGTTTCCTCTGGACCACAGGAACTTGAATCAGTTAccaataaatgaataataagaAAACTTTCTAAAGGAAATAAAGGATATCATACCAACTAATTATTtagagagacagagagaagAGGGGAGGGGTGGGGGGGTTGGAGGGATTAAGCAAAGAAGAAATCACAGAGCAATTTACCAGCAACAAGTCCATTCAAGTTTTACATTTGCCAGTAATAGTATATACTACACCATAAAGCCTTAGCAAAAAATTATTAGGAGCCGGCTACATGAAATCAGGATTTTAACACAAATGGATATGTTTAACCATGCAATCCAATCAACAGCTGCATTATACTCTATTCTATCCATTTCTATCATCATTATTTTATCCATCTTATTTGCTCATGCTCTGATACCCACACCTTCAATATGATGATTCTCAACCTATCTTGCACATCCATTTATAAGACACAAATAACACTCTGGAATCTTCACTAAGCTACTAAatgattattataataataaataatcataaataacacagaattaaactaaaattccAAGTCGCCCTTCCACCTGTTATCTTCTCTTCTTTATAAAAGAAACAAGCCAACTTGAGAATCATAACGCAAAAGAGGCATATGATGGTGACTGGATTACACAAATAATTCATGTAAACCAGTGGAAGCtatcaaatcaatatcaaaTTTCATTCCAAAAACAACTGTCATCACCTTTGCATATGTCTCCAGTGTTATGACTCTCACAGTGTGACAACTGGAGGAAGGGAGCAACAATACAAGAAAATCAGAAACAACATAAGGGCAAAACACAAAAGAAAAACTCTAATAGAAAGCAAAAAAGCTAATCGATCACTGTAAAGATTTGCAGTAGTAGTGATTATAAAACTATTTGATACCTGGGTGGTGCCAAAATTTTTCACTGGTAACCTCCCGTATAAGGCGTTCAACAGATGTGTCTTGGGGCTGGATGCTGACAGGAGTCTGCTTCTTCATAGGAGCATGTTTTTTGTTTCCCACCTTGACATCATTGGAGGAGCTTTGACCAGTCTGTCCCAACTTCCTACTTGAACCAAGTACATTCTTCTGCTGTCTTGAATCTGTTGGTTGTTTCCATGAACCCTGTCTTGGAATGGGTGGTAAATTAACCTCTGCCGGAGGTTCCGTCTCACTGTTTAGCCTCCTAGACCTACCAAGTGGTCCAGAATTATCACCATTAGAATCAGATTTAGGTTCATGTAAGTCAGCATGGATGCCACCTTCAGCAAAAGATGTCTCAACCTGTTTCTGATCCTTAGCTGCTCCAACACGCTCAACTTGTGCAGGAACATTACGGACCTCCTTTATGGTACGAGTTATAATAGGGGATGAAAAATTCTGCCTTCTTGGTGTTGAAGATTTCATAGGACCTGCCTGCTTGACATCTTCCAAGTTAAGAAACATAGTCTGTCTATTTCGTTTCTTTCCCAACATTTCCTCTTTGCGCTGGTCAATCTTTCTCTTCCCAGGATTATTTGCACACCTAAGAGCATGACTAGCTTCAATACCTTTCACTTCTTTTTGCTTAGGAATCAAACTGGGCTCCTCTTGAGCATCATTAGAAGCTTCACTTTTTATACTGCCATCTGAATTTGGGACAATGTTGCTCTTCTTTTCGGTAGAATTTGACTCTAGACCTACAGAGGCACGGCTACTCTTTTCATCAATTGTACTATCAGGACCTTTAGTATTACCAGACTTGCTTTCAGAAGTAATATTGCTAGACTTCCTTTCAGAAGCCACTCCACCCCCATCCACCATTCCAGATGTTGTTTGCTCTTGTGACACTTGACTTTGTTGGAGCAAATTATGAGATCCATTTACATCGGCAGAGACCTCGTCATCAGACCATTCCCCTTCTTCCCTCTCTGTGGATTGAGCAGCTGCTGAACTTAGTATCCGTGAATCCAAAACTTTCAAATCGTCCTCTTTGCCAGACTTGGAACTAGCATTTGTATCTTGTTCTTCTGCTCCCTTCGATACAGCATCTACATCAGGGATACAAGAGGAGGATTTAGGCCGAACAAAAGGTTGAAATCCAGAGACAGATGACGCGTGTGAAAAAGCatgattat
This sequence is a window from Arachis duranensis cultivar V14167 chromosome 2, aradu.V14167.gnm2.J7QH, whole genome shotgun sequence. Protein-coding genes within it:
- the LOC107472899 gene encoding uncharacterized ATP-dependent helicase C29A10.10c isoform X2, which translates into the protein MVDGGGVASERKSSNITSESKSGNTKGPDSTIDEKSSRASVGLESNSTEKKSNIVPNSDGSIKSEASNDAQEEPSLIPKQKEVKGIEASHALRCANNPGKRKIDQRKEEMLGKKRNRQTMFLNLEDVKQAGPMKSSTPRRQNFSSPIITRTIKEVRNVPAQVERVGAAKDQKQVETSFAEGGIHADLHEPKSDSNGDNSGPLGRSRRLNSETEPPAEVNLPPIPRQGSWKQPTDSRQQKNVLGSSRKLGQTGQSSSNDVKVGNKKHAPMKKQTPVSIQPQDTSVERLIREVTSEKFWHHPEETELQCVPGRFESVEEYVRVFEPLLFEECRAQLYSTWEESMETVSRDTHIMVRVKANESRERGWYDVKLLPPLHDFKWPFKEGDVAVLSSPRPGSVRSKQSSASLAQDDGEAEITGRVVGTVRRQKPIDTRDPTCAILHYYVGDSYDPIRVDDDHIIRKLQIGSIWYLTILGSLATTQREYVALHAFRRLNSQMQTAILQPSPEHFPKYEQQTPAMPECFTPNFVDHLRRTFNEPQLAAIQWAATHTAAGTSSGTTKRQEPWPFTLVQGPPGTGKTHTVWGMLNVIHLVQYQHYYTSLLKHVAPESYKQANEISSDNAPMGSIDEVLQNMNQNLLRTLPKLVPKPRMLVCAPSNAATDELLARVLDRGFIDGEMKVYRPDVARVGVDSQTRAAQAVSVERRTDQLLVKKEDEVLGWMHQLKNREAQLTQQLHCLHRELNATAAAVRSQGSVGVDPDVLMARDQSRDALLQNLAAVVEGRDKVLVEMSRLALLESRFRPGSGFNMDEARASLEASFANEAEIVFTTVSSSGRKLFSRLSHGFDMVVIDEAAQASEVGVLPPLSLGAARCVLVGDPQQLPATVISKAAGTLMYSRSLFERFQQAGCPTMLLSVQYRMHPQIRDFPSRYFYQGRLTDSESVIKLPDEVYHKDPLLRPYIFYDIRHGRESHRGGSVSYQNIHEAQFCLRLYEHLQKTLKSLGMGKISVGIITPYKLQLKCLQREFEEVLNSEEGKDLYINTVDAFQGQERDVIIMSCVRASSHGVGFVADIRRMNVALTRARRALWVMGNANALVQSDDWAALITDAKSRNCYMEMDSLPKDFMVSKGPTYTPLPGKASSNMRGMRSGGQRFRGMEAHGEPRMGAPCEDDEKMGAPASFRNGNHRSSRYPMENSLDDFDHMGDKSRDSWQYGAQKKQNSAGNGGKRDV
- the LOC107472899 gene encoding uncharacterized protein LOC107472899 isoform X1, which encodes MGSRGRPLFDLNEPPAEDNDERDGIICLQPQKTQPSTNPNSSDLFAASSAAQGIINNHAFSHASSVSGFQPFVRPKSSSCIPDVDAVSKGAEEQDTNASSKSGKEDDLKVLDSRILSSAAAQSTEREEGEWSDDEVSADVNGSHNLLQQSQVSQEQTTSGMVDGGGVASERKSSNITSESKSGNTKGPDSTIDEKSSRASVGLESNSTEKKSNIVPNSDGSIKSEASNDAQEEPSLIPKQKEVKGIEASHALRCANNPGKRKIDQRKEEMLGKKRNRQTMFLNLEDVKQAGPMKSSTPRRQNFSSPIITRTIKEVRNVPAQVERVGAAKDQKQVETSFAEGGIHADLHEPKSDSNGDNSGPLGRSRRLNSETEPPAEVNLPPIPRQGSWKQPTDSRQQKNVLGSSRKLGQTGQSSSNDVKVGNKKHAPMKKQTPVSIQPQDTSVERLIREVTSEKFWHHPEETELQCVPGRFESVEEYVRVFEPLLFEECRAQLYSTWEESMETVSRDTHIMVRVKANESRERGWYDVKLLPPLHDFKWPFKEGDVAVLSSPRPGSVRSKQSSASLAQDDGEAEITGRVVGTVRRQKPIDTRDPTCAILHYYVGDSYDPIRVDDDHIIRKLQIGSIWYLTILGSLATTQREYVALHAFRRLNSQMQTAILQPSPEHFPKYEQQTPAMPECFTPNFVDHLRRTFNEPQLAAIQWAATHTAAGTSSGTTKRQEPWPFTLVQGPPGTGKTHTVWGMLNVIHLVQYQHYYTSLLKHVAPESYKQANEISSDNAPMGSIDEVLQNMNQNLLRTLPKLVPKPRMLVCAPSNAATDELLARVLDRGFIDGEMKVYRPDVARVGVDSQTRAAQAVSVERRTDQLLVKKEDEVLGWMHQLKNREAQLTQQLHCLHRELNATAAAVRSQGSVGVDPDVLMARDQSRDALLQNLAAVVEGRDKVLVEMSRLALLESRFRPGSGFNMDEARASLEASFANEAEIVFTTVSSSGRKLFSRLSHGFDMVVIDEAAQASEVGVLPPLSLGAARCVLVGDPQQLPATVISKAAGTLMYSRSLFERFQQAGCPTMLLSVQYRMHPQIRDFPSRYFYQGRLTDSESVIKLPDEVYHKDPLLRPYIFYDIRHGRESHRGGSVSYQNIHEAQFCLRLYEHLQKTLKSLGMGKISVGIITPYKLQLKCLQREFEEVLNSEEGKDLYINTVDAFQGQERDVIIMSCVRASSHGVGFVADIRRMNVALTRARRALWVMGNANALVQSDDWAALITDAKSRNCYMEMDSLPKDFMVSKGPTYTPLPGKASSNMRGMRSGGQRFRGMEAHGEPRMGAPCEDDEKMGAPASFRNGNHRSSRYPMENSLDDFDHMGDKSRDSWQYGAQKKQNSAGNGGKRDV